CTCAAGGTCTGAACCTCCAGGCTCTCAGCCACCCTCCCCGCTCCACATCCCGATCCAAAGGAAGAACATGAAGGTTTACTACGACAAGGACGCCGACCTCTCGCTGATCAAGGGCAAGCAGGTCACCATCGTCGGCTACGGCTCCCAGGGCCACGCCCACGCCCAGAACCTGCGCGACTCCGGCGTGAATGTCACCGTCGGCCTGCGCAAGGGCGGCAGCTCCTGGTCCAAGGCCGAGGCCGCCGGCCTCACCGTGAAGGAAATCGGCGAAGCCGTGAAGGGCGCCGACGTGGTCATGATCCTGCTGCCGGACGAGACCGCGCCCCAGGTCTACCGCGAGGACATCGAGCCGAACATCAAGAAGGGTGCCGTGCTCGCGTTCGCCCATGGCTTCAACGTGCACTACAACCAGATCGTGCCGCGCGAGGACCTCGACGTGATCATGGTCGCGCCCAAGGGCCCCGGCCACACCGTGCGTTCCGAGTACCTGCGCGGGGGCGGCGTGCCCACCCTGATCGCGATCTACCAGGACCGCTCGGGCAAGGCCAAGGACATCGCCCTGTCGTACTCGGCGGCCAACGGCGGCACCAAGGGCGGCGTGATCGAGACCAACTTCCGCGAAGAGACCGAGACCGACCTCTTCGGCGAGCAGGCCGTGCTGTGCGGCGGCGCCGTCGAGCTGGTCAAGATGGGCTTCGAGACCCTGGTGGAAGCCGGTTACGCGCCCGAGATGGCCTACTTCGAGTGCCTGCACGAGCTCAAGCTGATCGTCGACCTGATGTACGAGGGCGGCATCGCCAACATGAACTACTCGATCTCGAACAACGCCGAGTACGGCGAGTACGTGACCGGCCCCGAGGTCATCAACGAGCAGTCGCGCGCCGCCATGCGCAACGCGCTCAAGCGCATCCAGACCGGCGAGTACGCCAAGATGTTCATCCTCGAGGGCAAGACCAACTACCCGAGCATGACCGCCTACCGCCGCCTGAACGCCGACCACCAGATCGAGAAGGTCGGTTCGCAGCTGCGCGACATGATGCCGTGGATCAAGGCCAAGGCCCTGGTCGACAAGTCGAAGAACTGATCGACACTGGCTCCCGCCGCAAGGCCGGCCCCGCACCCGCGGCGCCGGCCTTTTCATTTCGGCGCGCCCTCGGGCACGCGGATCGCCGCCCTTCCGGTGCGCTAGAATGGGCGCTCGCAACCGATGGAGGCGTTCGTCAACGTGCCCCAAAACGAATACACCCCGCCGCCCCTGACCGACAAGCGGCGCCGCGGCATCTACATCCTGCCGAACCTGTTCACCACCGCCGCGCTGTTCGCCGGTTTCTACGCCATCGTGCAGGCGATGAACGACCGCTTCGAATACGCTGCGGTGGCCATCTTCGTCGCCATGGTGCTCGACGGCCTCGACGGCCGCATCGCCCGCCTCACCCACACCC
This region of Thauera sp. JM12B12 genomic DNA includes:
- the ilvC gene encoding ketol-acid reductoisomerase, producing MKVYYDKDADLSLIKGKQVTIVGYGSQGHAHAQNLRDSGVNVTVGLRKGGSSWSKAEAAGLTVKEIGEAVKGADVVMILLPDETAPQVYREDIEPNIKKGAVLAFAHGFNVHYNQIVPREDLDVIMVAPKGPGHTVRSEYLRGGGVPTLIAIYQDRSGKAKDIALSYSAANGGTKGGVIETNFREETETDLFGEQAVLCGGAVELVKMGFETLVEAGYAPEMAYFECLHELKLIVDLMYEGGIANMNYSISNNAEYGEYVTGPEVINEQSRAAMRNALKRIQTGEYAKMFILEGKTNYPSMTAYRRLNADHQIEKVGSQLRDMMPWIKAKALVDKSKN